One Glycine max cultivar Williams 82 chromosome 3, Glycine_max_v4.0, whole genome shotgun sequence DNA window includes the following coding sequences:
- the LOC100778469 gene encoding F-box protein At2g32560: protein MLYFLISFVSFLILSKSFTSRPFSSGERGIKPGSIGFWGSLSSWLVSRLKKGSTTGTTPFSFFQFSLGMLLKKNSLVSKVENEEEEGNVSLLDLPDLPLECILEHLSPAELCRVATVCTSLRDRCRSDHLWKKHMERKWGKVFGDAAYRQWKWHVASKNREKISSNQHNQKGIFAFLRGGFLPFIWIKAKSEKGTESSSSLPEDSIAALYLSLESGKFWFPAQVYNRENGHAGFMLSCYDAQLCYDSRSDTFLARYSPHGRWTTEENIQWDRLRVPPIATSPHALHISDCLDDLRPGDHIEIQWRRNKEFPYGWWYGVIGHLEQCQGHGNHCHCHYNDIVILEFTQYTAGSRWRQTVINRKHHIEKGNEIDGFYGGIRKLHSKEEIARWKNLWPTKIVIHD from the exons ATGCTTTACTTCCTCATATCTTTCGTCTCCTTTCTCATCCTTTCCAAGTCTTTCACCAGCAGGCCTTTCTCATCAGGGGAGAGAGGGATCAAACCAGGGTCAATTGGGTTTTGGGGGAGTCTTTCAAGTTGGTTAGTTTCTAGGCTCAAGAAAGGAAGCACAACAGGCACCACcccttttagtttttttcagTTTTCTCTTGGCATGTTATTGAAAAAGAATAGTTTAGTGTCTAAGGTGGAGaatgaggaggaggaggggaATGTTTCTCTCTTGGATTTGCCTGATTTGCCATTGGAATGCATCCTTGAGCACCTTTCACCAGCTGAATTATGCAGGGTGGCAACAGTGTGCACATCTCTGAGGGATAGATGTAGGAGTGATCATTTATGGAAGAAACACATGGAGAGGAAATGGGGTAAGGTGTTTGGTGATGCTGCTTATAGGCAATGGAAATGGCATGTAGCTTCCAAGAACAGAGAAAAAATCTCCTCCAACCAGCACAATCAGAAAGGAATATTTGCTTTCCTTCGTGGTGGTTTTCTCCCCTTCATATGGATCAAAGCAAAATCAGAAAAGGGCACAGAGTCAAGTAGCTCATTACCAGAAGATTCAATAGCAGCTTTATATCTTTCTCTTGAAAGTGGCAAATTTTGGTTCCCTGCTCAAGTCTATAACCGTGAG AATGGTCATGCTGGGTTCATGCTCTCATGTTATGATGCCCAACTATGCTATGATTCTCGATCCGACACTTTTCTGGCAAG GTACTCGCCTCATGGGAGATGGACAACTGAGGAAAACATACAATGGGACCGGCTAAGAGTGCCACCAATTGCTACTTCTCCACATGCTCTTCACATCTCTGACTGTTTGGATGACTTGAGACCTGGAGATCACATTGAGATTCAGtggagaagaaacaaagaatttCCTTATG GTTGGTGGTATGGTGTCATTGGTCATTTGGAACAATGTCAAGGACATGGGAACCATTGCCATTGTCACTATAATG ATATAGTGATTTTGGAGTTCACACAGTACACTGCTGGGTCCAGATGGAGACAAACCGTGATAAACAGAAAGCATCATATAGAAAAAGGCAATGAAATAGATGGTTTTTATGGAGGAATCAGGAAGCTGCATAGCAAGGAAGAAATTGCAAGGTGGAAGAACCTCTGGCCAACTAAAATTGTGATACATGATTGA